The Helianthus annuus cultivar XRQ/B chromosome 15, HanXRQr2.0-SUNRISE, whole genome shotgun sequence genomic sequence tccaACATTTTTTCTCGTTTCGGTGTACCTcgggtgataataagtgatggtggttcacacttcaaaaatttcaattttggaaAGTTGTTGAAGAGATATAGTGTGAATCATCGTGTGGCTACACCGTACCACCCACAAACGAGTGGTCAAGTGGAGGTATCTAACCGGCAAATCAAAGAAATTCTAATGAAAACGGTTAGAACGGATAGGAAagattggtcaagcaagcttgatgatgcattgtgggcataTCGCACGGCTTTCAAAACCCCACTTGATACCACTCCGTATCGAATGGTTTACGGGAAAGGATGTCATTTGCCTATGGAATTGGCACATAGGGCATATTGGGCAATTAAAACAGTGAATGCGGACTATGATGAAGCGGGTCGGGCGAGGAAGCTTCAACTGAATGAAATTGAAGAGATAAGGGACCAAGCGTATGAGTGTGCATCCGCATACAAAGACAAATTGAAAAAGGTTCATGATGCGAAGATAAAGAAGaagaactttgaagtgggtcaaaaagtgtGGTTATACAATTCAAGGTTGAAAATGTTCGCGGGGAAATTAaagagcaagtggatgggcccTTATGTTGTCCGACGAGTGGGAAGGTTCGGAGATGTTGACATTCAAGACGAGCGaacattgaaacaacaaacggtgaacggtcaccggttaaagccgtatttggatggcaatgacatcaacaacttggagcttgacaaagcgggtTACATCCTACGCCCGGTTGAGGAGGAACAATCgtaagaggcccaggtttggtgatAGTGTATATAGTAGTTTCGTTTTGTTTTGTTAGTATAGTTGCATAATTGCCATAGTTCCTTAAAGtccgtgttcgaaacaagtgtggggaagttcGGGTCGCGAATTGCTCTTACatcgtgttgaggacaacacgggattttttgagggggtagggtgatttttccaagtttttgaaataattaaaaaacataaaaaaaaaaaaacaaaaaatcgaaaaatttaaaaaaatctaaaaatttggTCACATAAATTTCAAGTTTTATCAAAAGAATGGATGCCcagtgtccaccgtaaattacggtggagccgtaatttacggtggttgtTGAAAATTTTTGGAATTTTATGGTGAAAACCCCCTGTGTTACGGTGAAAGTTGAAGCCTGAagtttaccgtaaattacggtagtgccgtaatttacggtggtaaaAAAATTGGTTGGGGTTTACGGTGGAAACAACCTGAATTACGGTGCATTTTTGACAtccaggtctcaccgtaatttacggtgagaccgtaaattacggtgcgcAGCAAATGGGTGTCCGTCGATTGGGGTTCTACATacgtataaaaaaaaaaaaaaaacaaaaaccggAAATAAACAATCATAGTCACGTGCATTATACCCTAACCACTCATTCTCTTCTCACCTTTCCACCTCTTCTTCTCCAAAGAACCCACAAACTCCATAGTCTTCTTCCACCTTCTTCTCTTCATCAAATCCTCAATACTTGCCCAAATCAAGTGGAATTTTGGTCTAAATCGACTAATTTTTCCCAAACTTCGTGATTGTGAGGAGAAATTCCAGAGAAAACGCGGTTTTGTGGTCGAAGTTTGAAACCCTAGGTTGAGataatttgggggttttgggatttttagTTTCACAAGCATCCTCTCGTCTTGAAACAAGGTATGAACATTTATTCTACTATATTATGAAGATGCATTGTGAAAAACAAGGTGATTTAGGTTATATGTTCTTGCCCACTTGCTTGTTGCTAGGATATGAGTATGAAATTGTTATTGAACATGATtgatggttgtagatgtaggaattttggttaaagtagtgaacttttgggatgttctacattgtagagacatcATGCCCAATTTTTTTGAAAATCCTTGATACATTTtgggttcactaacatctacaaccatagtaacaagcaagtgtggggatgatttgtgaagagaatgttaaTTTTGTGTTATTTTGTTGTTTCTTCATGTGTGTAGGAATggcaaggacaaaggaaaagccGGGTTCAAGTTCATCCTCGTCAAGAGGCAAAGGCAAGGAGAAGGAGCAGCCATCGAAGAAGAGGCAATATCTTGGTAGGGTTAGTGAAAGCGAAAGCGAGGAAGAAGAAGAGATGCAGTTAGACCCAAGAGATAAACCAGTGTGGAATTCGGGGTCATTGGATGACCAACCCGAAATTTGGCAGCCAACTTTGTATAACGATTGCATGAACAAGTTAAAGAATAAAGCGGCCGCATTCATCTGTGAAAGAGATGTTGATGAGCCTCAGTTGGGCCAGTTCGGGGTGTATGACAAGTTCCGTGCTTTGGGTTGGGAAGGAGCACTCAAGTGTTGGGATAAGGATAAGAGCAATTTGTTTTTGACTGAAATTCAGGAGTGGATGGCAACACTTAAGTGTGAAAACTTCTATAGGCCATCACAAATGAAGTTGATTGGGACGGTACATGGGGTACCAGTTGAAATGTCATTTGATACTTTGAAGAAGTTGGGAAAATATGATAGTCTTCCAGCTAGGGAATACATGATTCCTACGCTTGATGACTTGTTGCTCAAACCCGAGAAGCACGTGACATGGAACAGTATGTTGGCTGATTTGTTTTTACCCGGTAGGTATGGTGGCGTGTTATACCGAAAAAATCTGAAGATAGAAGCCAAGCTCTTGCATACGATCTGTTTACTTAATGTCATCCCAAGGAGAGGGGATAAAGAACAGGTGAGGTTTCCAGAGATACCTGTTCTGTACTCATTGATGCACGGGTCCCCACGGTTTCCAATCCGCTACTTGATCATGCACCATTTGTGGATATGTCGGAACAAATACGGGAGAGACATTGTCCCGTACTGCCGCATCATAACGGGCTTAATGAAACAGCAGAAGGCACTCACATCTGAAGACCGCGGTTTAACGAAAAGGCACTTGCCTTTTACTTTGGATAGGTTGGGAAACGTTTGGACATACACTTCGTCTGAACGTTATCACAAGCTGAAATCAGAGGGTCAACGGTGGAGGGCGTTGAAATTAGGGGCAAGGGAATTGTTACCGGGGGAACCGGATGAACCTGAGAGTGATGAAGAGTTAGTTCCGAGTGGGGATGACGATTACGCAGACGAGCCAACGGGTGGTGCAAATGTTGGTTTTGGGGCTTTTCATGGTGGTCATGGTGGCACATTTTACGACTATGCGCAGCAACCATATGAGCCGGGGTGGGCTTATAGTGGTTCAATGCAGGAGGTGATCGAGAGCCAACGCCCGCCGGCGGCCATCTTTGATACTTGGTCGGGTCCGGAGAGGTCGTTATTTGATCAAGGCACGCGGAATAGCGCTAGTATTGAGCGGGCACTTAAACATAGCCTCGACCGCAATGAATCATGGCACCGGACTCACGCATATTCGCAGGAGGTGGAAATGAATAACCGATATCACGATGATCAGATGAGGCGAATGCATGCGGACTGGCATGCTGGGAGGCCGGTGGttgaggatccacaacatgtggattatgcctcATTGCCACCATATGATGGCAGCGTTTCGTATCCGACGCCACAACTCCACCATTCTCAGTGGCTTGATCCAAGAAGGCAAGAGGGACCACAACAACAAGAGGGAAGCAGTAGCGGCTCGTTCGGGTTTGGAGAATGGAGCGATATGATGTCGTCCATTTTTGGGCCCCCAGGACCGCGTTATTATTGATCAGGTGGTATTCTCTctcttgtatagtttgtatatattTGATTGGTTTATGTTGATTATGGTGGGAGGTTGGGTGGTGATTGATCATATGATTGATTGTTGGGTTTGGTTGGTTGGTGGTGTtgtgttcaaaaaaaaaaaaaaaaaaaaaaaaaaaacataaaaaaaatataaaaagaaaaaatacaaaaagaaatttggggtttgagacaAAAGCTTTTTGCGGATGTTGATTGAGGATGTGATCAAATCCtcccaaagccatacattggggacaatgtatcccaagtgtggggatggggggaatttttcgaagatttttgaaaaattttaagccGAGCAAAACAATATGAAATCTTGTCGCCCTAATTTATCCCCAAGtcaatgcaccggcaacccttattacccttttcattcttggtgagagttgtagccacacatgtatataaataatctttaatgagagtggctacgggtgggggtgcgttagaacttgtgcttgaatgcaatttgaatctttgttagacatgaatgtagaaaggataagggcattaggtagcctcgtcggTTGTGTGagtgagtgtgggatttggggggttggacctcataaattatatatatgagcatggtagtgagaggggtgggggtttggtcatttagttgcccaattttgtgcctaaagcctatcatttgtttcccctagctacttacttgaaaatgtacccaaatttgacccggtcttatagcaTTAGTGATATAATTAGTAGTTTATGAGTGTGAAATAGTTATGGTTAatgtattttgaaaaaaaaaaaaaaaaaaaaaaaaaaaaacaatgaaaagaaaaaaaatgagaaagaaaagaaaaaaaaaaagaaaaaaaagaaggtTTCATcgtcttgtatatagtagtatGCCTTTGTTAGTTGTTTTGGTAGTTATAATTAAAAAGACCGGGTTGAATTTTCGCtactcatatatattccatttcctacccatacacctagccacgttacaacctttaagcccctttgatttgcattcatgtttgacccgttatAGGAGTATAGTTGATTCaagtacaagcttatgattgcgcaaccacccgtttgcctagtgtgtgtctagcttatctttgctagttcccacttgtagccgagaggagagaaatTGTGAGGGGTGTATTGCTTGGGGCATTAAAAAGGGGGTTGGTAAAGAAATTGCATGATTTGTTTGGCTTGATTTGATCATTTGTTTCGAAGCTATgattgatgagttgcttgggacaagcaacggttaagtgtggggatgtgacgggtggtcctttggacaacccttaagtgtgttAAAACATGAAATAATCCTCTATTtagccgtgtaattatcttgaattagataaatacgatgcttatgtttcaggtgcaaaTTAGGAGATAAGCGATGGATAAAAGGCAGCTTATGGATGCTTATGGATGCTTTGGTGAAAACGGGTCGAGAGAAGAACACAAGACAAAACAAAGAAGTGAAGATAGcttggtaccgtaaattacggtactaccgtaatttacggtgacccaTTTTCCCATTTATCTTGCACCGTAAATCAGGCTTGATCCACCGTAACACTTTGatgaccaccgtaaattacggtggagccgtaatttacggtggtgccTGAACGTGAAAAGTGTAACTGCCACAATATACTCGTTTTTGGGTGTGTCTTTTGGTATTatctcatcattgacggttcttgGAGACTTTGGGAGCGAATTGGGAGTACTTGCTTGGTTTGTGAACGATTctaaacattcggtttgtgtttttaattcgtatgaacactagattaatgttgatgatgattcaccgagccatgtccggctaaactcgtcggtgatcatcctaggtgaatgtttctaagacttttgtgtgttaatttctgcatttctagaatgatattttgcgttgcttgaatgtcatggtgtatgtttgattgtttgtagtgcgTTAATCTATATCACAATTTCTAGTCttgatcgtacgttcttggtgccgttggcaaccgagatatcacgggaagggttggggttggttattggttaataggtcatcgggaaacaacctcgcattatctaatccgagtactttgttcccttttatcacttcaatcacacatacacgagttatgtctatgtaactctttctagtgaaattgcacacaactgtttaaagaaactgaaacctagggtgatcattgttctctcctaattgtttacaactttctttgatttgaattagttcttaatttagttttctaaacaaCATAtcacaatcttgaattttaattttctgcaagttagtttaattttagtataAATCCAAAGCTACataatcaacacattttccacatactccctgagttcgataccctactaccgctaactacagttgtttagggattaaatttgcgtgacccacgacatcacgtcacttaccacccttcagaacagatcattggtgacctacaaagtggtgtcaagacccgacatcaaatagatcaagcttttacttgtttttactcttctattgctgatatgcagaaagaagtctcacttaaatgttttatttcgcagatagagcccagaacctacaaagaagcattgaccgaagatagctgggtgaatgcaatgcaggaggagctgcaacagttcgagaagctgggcgtctggagacttgtcAATCTGCCTAAGAATCAGAAGTTGATCAAGATGAAATGGGTCTTTAAGTGTAAGCGTGATGACAGAGGTGTTGTGGTGAGAAACAAGGCAtgacttgtggttcaaggcttcagccaACAGGAAGGAATAGATGAAGTTTATGCAACGGTTGCAAGGCTTGAAACAATTCGTATTTTTCTAGCCTTTACATCttggaaagattttaaagtatatcaACTTGACGTCAAATCTGCTTTCCTTTACGGAACAATCAGAGAAGAAGTgtacgtggggcaaccaccggggttcacAGACCCACTACACAGAAACAAGGCTTATCTACTGGACAAAGTGCTATACGGActgcaccaggccccgagagcctggtacgagacgctttcgacatacttgctggacaacgggttcacaagaggcacagtagaCAGCACGTTGTTCACCAaagaagaagcaggccacttgttgatcgtgcagatttatgtggacgatatcatttttggatccACCAGCGACGATCTTTGCAAAGAGTTTGAAAaggtaatgaagaagaagttcgagatgagttcaatgggggagatgaagttcttcctcagGCTGCAGGTTGAACAAATGCCCGACGAaatcttcattcaccagtcaaagtatgtaaaggacgtgctcgataagttcgacatgacagattgcagtcctgcatccacccccctcgtgcagaatcatggaatttgtcCCGACGAGCAAGTTGTGAAGATGGACGAGACATTATACCGATCAATCATCGGATCGTtgatgtatctcacggcttcccgtccagacatcatgtactCGACatgtctctgcgccagatatcagtcgaatccgaagCAGTCGCACCTGACTATAGTGAAACgtattttacggtatttgaagggttgcccaagcatcggcttgtggtaccctcgctcgggtgactttactttgtccggtttcgctgattctgattttggtagctgtaaacagaatgctaagtccaccactgctgggtgccagttatTCGGAACTCGGcttgtcacctggcagtgcaagaaacaaactgcAGTAGCGCTCTCCACATGTGAGGCTGAGTATGTCTCAGCttctagctgttgctcgcagatcctttggatccaacagcagatgcgcgacttcggtttgcaattcttggatacaccgattttcgtggacaatgaagcaaccattaatgttactaaaaatccggttcaccattcgaaaactaaacacattgaaatccgtcatcactttattcgtgattgtcacgagaaaaagttaattcggattgaacacgttaacaccgatgatcagaaagcggatTTTTACACTAAACCTTTCGACAAAAagggattttattatcttttgagattaaacgggatgaagaatctgcaatctgggagggtaatcgaatgtgaagccgagttgggcggcgatctgacatgaacctatgtcgtgttgtcaaatttcttttgtacagttgtattttctgcttttcgataaaaataaaaacacaaaaatatgttttagttttagggggagatattcgcagaaaaatacaaaaacatgataaaatcataaaaatacaaaaacaatagaaaatcataaaaatccaaaaacataagaaaatttcaaaaagagttgtgtagaataggggaaatgatagtacatcagctagacggacacaatacgctaaagatttgtagtgtttaaaatgcatttaagcagtctcgctaaagatgtgctgataggtttttgcaaaattagtagatcagtttgggatataaacataaaattcacttgcgtttacgtggggaacacctccaggatatataggtaacccctgaaatcctgtttgaaaggtcccgtattctgagatactaggtctttatgatcagtgatatctggggtattatcccgggacttctgctgtatgtgtaacatttgtgcttgtaatcattgtgaacagttcaattatcaataaaacaatgttatttgatcccaatgtttgtttggttgtgttttacatttttcatgttttaacttttgttcaatttcaaactctacatcgctttctggagagttatacgctaactggtacttaaacgtactcagtttaatgcgacaaatactctggaacatcaacatatactcaacataccttaaataacctttacataacttagaaataagttttgaaggctttggtatagcaaacacaagttaattcgcttacagggactaaaattgacaaactgcgaaagtatgtgaatttgaactgtaacgaacattccggaacatgtccataagttaaacataccataaatatcctttacatagcttagaaataggctttgaggggtttggtatgctaaaacaaacttttgaatcattcaggggctaaagatgtcaaaaagtgcacaagtttgcacttttgcgcataacttacgttctgaatacatccggacatccaaaaatttatgtaagcatccttatattatgcttagtgtatggcatgagaaaaatccattcgtcgcgtcattcggatcatttttcgcgcttatgcgcattccgtcgtaattaagcgaacatcgcgatcgtacggccaaacgaaccaacatccggaacattttttgagcatgtttcatgtccacaattattaggcatcattttagggccttaaagttggctttacgggccttagaagtgtcggaaatagcttaaacacgcaacagggaccaaatatgtaaattctgcaactggtgcagatcagacggggccaggcggcccgcgtaagtttggcctgcaccttcacgcgggccgcgtcagactaaCAGATCAGATAAGATCGATTAGTCAGCGAATCTCAGCAGATTAAACCTCGTCCACATGttttcacttgccctttcagctcactaaggggcattttcagtaaccacaagttttcgacaagtgtacgcacgagattcgatcacgtttttcaagaaacgatcctaacggttcgggaaatcctataaatacccccccccctttttggttaaaacccacaagaatctgatctaagctctaagttggaacctttgtttcatacctgagctattttgatttagattagcattcggggaccctccgtaagtattctttcgttcttttattcgcttttcgagtccgaaagtcaacgttttgttgactttctacattgaccaacctatggtcaacccgaagttcatggaacttcataacgtgagtgtgatcacgatggttatagtccgtagtgactatacctactgattaccacgttatctaggctcagtgacgagtcgtagtttcggccaaaatgtgaattcttgcatattttgtaaccaaactactcgt encodes the following:
- the LOC110868186 gene encoding uncharacterized protein LOC110868186 — encoded protein: MARTKEKPGSSSSSSRGKGKEKEQPSKKRQYLGRVSESESEEEEEMQLDPRDKPVWNSGSLDDQPEIWQPTLYNDCMNKLKNKAAAFICERDVDEPQLGQFGVYDKFRALGWEGALKCWDKDKSNLFLTEIQEWMATLKCENFYRPSQMKLIGTVHGVPVEMSFDTLKKLGKYDSLPAREYMIPTLDDLLLKPEKHVTWNSMLADLFLPGRYGGVLYRKNLKIEAKLLHTICLLNVIPRRGDKEQVRFPEIPVLYSLMHGSPRFPIRYLIMHHLWICRNKYGRDIVPYCRIITGLMKQQKALTSEDRGLTKRHLPFTLDRLGNVWTYTSSERYHKLKSEGQRWRALKLGARELLPGEPDEPESDEELVPSGDDDYADEPTGGANVGFGAFHGGHGGTFYDYAQQPYEPGWAYSGSMQEVIESQRPPAAIFDTWSGPERSLFDQGTRNSASIERALKHSLDRNESWHRTHAYSQEVEMNNRYHDDQMRRMHADWHAGRPVVEDPQHVDYASLPPYDGSVSYPTPQLHHSQWLDPRRQEGPQQQEGSSSGSFGFGEWSDMMSSIFGPPGPRYY